The Syntrophotalea acetylenivorans genome contains the following window.
TCGGCCCAGGTTTGGAGGGCTATCTGCGGATCGCTTTTGGCAATTTGAGCGAAGAACAGATACCCGAAGCGGTAAGGCGCCTGCGGGAGTTGCCCTTTGACTGATTGTTCTTCAGCGAGAATGCCCCTTCCTATCGACGAGTTGCTGCCCGATTTACGCCGCGCCCTGAAGGAGAACGATTGTGCGGTGTTACAGGCTGAACCGGGGGCGGGTAAGACCACCCGGGTACCTCTCGCTCTGCTCGACGAGCCGTGGCTGTCCGAACGCCGCATTCTGATGCTTGAGCCCCGTCGGCTGGCGGCCAGTAACGCGGCCCGCTATATGGCGGGTTGCCTCGGAGAACAGGTGGGTGGCACCGTCGGCTACACCATTCGTTTCGAGCGCCGGGTGTCGCGCCAAACCCGTATCGAGGTGGTGACCGAAGGGGTCCTTTCCCGCCGGCTGCAAAGCGACCCCTATCTGGAGGGGTCGGGCTGGTGATTTTCGATGAATTTCACGAGCGGAATCTTCATTCGGACCTGGCTCTGGCTTTGTGCCGCGATGTACAGCTCGGCCTGCGCGACGACCTCAAGCTGCTGGTCATGTCAGCGACTCTCGATGGCGAGCCCATCGCTCGTTTGCTTGGTGATGCGCCGCTTTTGAGCAGCAGCGGCCGTAGCTTTCCCGTTGCAATTCGCTATCTGGATAAGCCTCCAGTGGGCCGCCCGGCTGAATATGCTGCTGCAGCAGTGATTCGGGCCTGGCCGGCGACGGAAGGCGATCTGCTGGTGTTTCTCCCCGGGGTGGGCGATATTCAGCGTTGCCGGGAGCTGCTGGCCGGCCATCCGGTCATGAGCGAAGCCTTGCTCTGTCCCCTCTACGCCGATTTGTCTTTTGTCGACCAGGAACGGGCTTTGACTCCTGCCGCCCAACGCAAAGTGGTGCTGGCCACAAATATTGCAGAGACCAGTTTGACCATCGAAGGGGTGCGAGTGGTGATCGACAGCGGCTACATGCGTCAGCCCCGCTTCGATGCCGGCTCTGGTCTTCAGCATTTGCAGACGGTACGCATTTCTGCTGCTAATGCCGTACAGCGAGCCGGACGAGCCGGGCGCCTCGGTCCCGGGGAGTGCTGGCGCTTATGGACCGAAGGCGAACAGGGCGGATTGCTGCCTTTTGCGCCGCCGGAAATTCGCTCCGCCGACCTGGCCCCTCTGGCTTTGGAGCTGGCTCGTTGGGGAATAACAAATGTCGAACAGTTGGCCTGGCTCGATCCGCCGCCAGCAACCGCCATGGCACAGGGGCAGGCGTTGTTGAGACTGCTCGGTGCCCTCGATGAAACGGAGCGTATCACTCCCTATGGTGAAGGGATGGCGGCTTTACCGGCCCATCCCCGTCTTGCCGCCTTGCTGCTCACTGCCAAAGCGAGGGAACAATTGCCCCTGGCTTGTGACTTGGTGGCCCTGCTGTCGGAACGGGATCCCTTGCGCCATCCGCGGCGGGCGTCTCACCGCAGCAAGTGTGATCTTCTGGAGCGGTTGGAAGTCGTTTCTGCTTGGCGCGCCCGGCGTAAGGTGAACAACCACTTCGATGCCGGTGCTTGTCGGGCCATCGATCGTACAGCCCGTTACTGGCGAAAACACTTTGGTTTGACGGATGAACCGACAACGGTTGCACCGACAGTGGAAGAACTCGGTCCGTTGGTTGCGGCGGCCTATCCTGACCGTATCGGCCGTCTGCGTGAGAGCGGCGATAGCCGCTATCTGCTTAGTGGTGGTCAGGGCGGAAAACTGTCGCCCCGCTGTGGGGTCGGTGAGGTCGAATTTCTAGTTGCGGTGAATATGAGCGGTGGCCGGAAGGGGGACGGCCAGATTCACTCGGCTTGTACCATTCAGGGTGAGGTTTTGGAGGCCCTGTTTTCTGATCGCCTGGCTTGGCGACGGCAGGTTTGCTGGGACCGGGAGCGGCAGCGGGTGGTGGCCGGCGAAGTGCGCTTGCTGGGGGCTCTGCCCCTGGCGGAACGGCCAGTGACGGTTAATGCAGAAGAGATGCTTCCGGCGCTTTTTGAGGGCCTTCGCCTGCTTGGATTGGATATCCTTGGCTGGAGCCGGGCCTCCCGTGCCTTGCAACAGCGGGTACAATGTGTTGCTGCAGTCTTTCCCGAGCAGGAGTGGCCCGATTTTTCCGACCAGGCTCTGCTGGCCTCCCTCGAATCCTGGCTGGCTCCTTTTGCTTCCGGGTTACGAAGCCGCGACGACTTGTCCCGTTTCGACCCTTTGCAAGCGTTGAACGCCTGTCTGAGCTGGCCGCAGAGTCGCCTGCTCGATGAGATGGCTCCGACCCATCTGCTGGTGCCGAGCGGTCGCAAGGTGGCCCTCGAATATCAAGCTGAAGGGCCGCCGGTGTTGGCGGTCAAGCTGCAGGAACTTTTCGGTCTGGCCGATACCCCCGGTATTGCCGCAGGCCGGATACCGGTTTTGATTCACCTGCTCTCGCCAGCAAGAAGGCCATTGGCCGTGACTCAGGATCTGGCCAGCTTCTGGAATAGCGTCTATCCTGACGTTAAGAAGGAGATGGCCGGCCGCTATCCCAAGCATCCCTGGCCCGATGATCCCTGGCAGGCAGCTGCGACACGTTCGGTGAAAGGCAAGAAGAGGGGCTATAAACCAGAGAAAAGGTAGACCATCGCTCACGCGGAGCCGCGGGAAGCGCGGAGAAGGGCCTACGGGTGAAGTCGTAATACGTGATGCGTAATGAGGTAATGTCTTTTTCCACCTACGA
Protein-coding sequences here:
- the hrpB gene encoding ATP-dependent helicase HrpB, with translation MIFDEFHERNLHSDLALALCRDVQLGLRDDLKLLVMSATLDGEPIARLLGDAPLLSSSGRSFPVAIRYLDKPPVGRPAEYAAAAVIRAWPATEGDLLVFLPGVGDIQRCRELLAGHPVMSEALLCPLYADLSFVDQERALTPAAQRKVVLATNIAETSLTIEGVRVVIDSGYMRQPRFDAGSGLQHLQTVRISAANAVQRAGRAGRLGPGECWRLWTEGEQGGLLPFAPPEIRSADLAPLALELARWGITNVEQLAWLDPPPATAMAQGQALLRLLGALDETERITPYGEGMAALPAHPRLAALLLTAKAREQLPLACDLVALLSERDPLRHPRRASHRSKCDLLERLEVVSAWRARRKVNNHFDAGACRAIDRTARYWRKHFGLTDEPTTVAPTVEELGPLVAAAYPDRIGRLRESGDSRYLLSGGQGGKLSPRCGVGEVEFLVAVNMSGGRKGDGQIHSACTIQGEVLEALFSDRLAWRRQVCWDRERQRVVAGEVRLLGALPLAERPVTVNAEEMLPALFEGLRLLGLDILGWSRASRALQQRVQCVAAVFPEQEWPDFSDQALLASLESWLAPFASGLRSRDDLSRFDPLQALNACLSWPQSRLLDEMAPTHLLVPSGRKVALEYQAEGPPVLAVKLQELFGLADTPGIAAGRIPVLIHLLSPARRPLAVTQDLASFWNSVYPDVKKEMAGRYPKHPWPDDPWQAAATRSVKGKKRGYKPEKR